AATGAAATTCATACTTCTTTTTTTCATTCTTTTTACTACTTTTTTAAATGCAACAAATAATATAAATCTAACAAAAGAAGAATTAGAATTTCTCTCAAAAAATCAACCTTTAAAATTACATAACGAACAATATTGGCCTCCTTATAATTTTAATGAAAATGGTATTGCCAAAGGTTTTGTTATAGATTATGTAAATCTTTTGGCAAGAAAATTAAATATCCACGTAAAATATATTTCAGGTCCATCATGGGACGAATTTGTAAAAATGTTAAAAAAAGATGAAATTGACGCTATTATAAATATGTCAAGCAGTCCCCAAAGAGAAAAATTTTTTAATTTTTCAAATGTTTATCATTCTGCTTCTAACGCAATTTATGTAAAAAAAGGAAATGAACACTTAGATACATTAGAAAAACTAGAAGGTAAAACTATTGTAATGACAAAAGGTTTTTTTGCTCAACAATATATAGAAAAACACTATCCAAATATAGAACAAATCTTAGTAACTGATTCTGTTGAAGCATTAAAATTGCTCTCTTTAGGAAAAGCCGATGCAACAATTGATAAAAAAAATGTAATGGATTACATAATTTCAACAAAAAATATTTCAGAAGTTGTACCTACAAACTATATTGATGATAATAAGTTAGTTAGTCATATAAGTATTGCTACCTCAAAAAACAAACCTCTTTTAAATTCAATATTTATAAAAGCTCAAAATAGTGTTACAGATGAAGAGTTGTTGAATCTAAAAAGAAAATGGTTTGGTACAACTGAAATTCATAATGAAAAGAATTTTTTAACTAATGAAGAAAAAACTTACCTTAATAATAAATCTGTTATAAAAATGTGTCATATTATAGATTTAGAACCTATTGAATTTTATGAAAACAATGAAGTTAAAGGTATAAATATTGATTTATTAAATTTGATTGGGAAAAAACTTAATATCAAATTTGAGAATATAAAAGTTTATAATTATGAAACTGCTATAAGATATTTACAAACTGGTGTTTGTGATATTTTACCTACAACACAAGAAGATACAAAACTTAAAAATATTGCACTTTTTACCAATCCTATTTTAAGTTATAAACTTGCGATTATAACCCAAAAAAACAAGCCTGTTGTAGAAAGTATAGATGAAATTTTAGACAAAACAATGGCTAAAAAATCAACTTCTGAAAATATTGATTATTTTAAATCAAAATATCCAAACATTGATATTTTTGAGACTTCAAATGATTATGAAACCTTAGAAGCAGTTAATAACAACAAAGTATATTATGCTGTTGAACCTCTTCCTGTTATTGCTTATTATGTATCAAAATATGCTTTTAATGATATTTTTATTTCAAGATATACAGATTTAACTTTAAATACAAAAATAGCCATTTCAAATGAAAACTATGTTTTATATAAAATTCTAAATAAAACTATTGAACAAATAAAAGAGTATGAATATACAAATATTTCAAACAAATGGGCAAACTCTTTTTTGAAAAATTCTTATGATTATTCTCTTTTATGGAAAGTTTTATCTTTTATTTTTATTGTTTTATGTGTTTTAATTTATAGACAAATTATTTTAAATAAACATAATAAAGCTCTTAAATTAGCAAATAATGAGATTGCAGAAAAAACAAAATTAATTGCAAAACAAAAAGAACTTTTTGAAAAATTATATAGTAAATCAGCAGATGGAGTTTTACTTATAAAAGATAATAAAATTATTGATTGTAATGAAGCAAGTTTAAAGATTCTTCAATATGAAAAAGATGAACTTTTAAATAAATTTTTACCTGATATTTCACCTAAATATCAATTAAATGGAGAAAGTTCAAATATAAAAGCCCAAGAAAAAATCAATGAAACCATAACAAATGGTATTTCTAGTTTTGAATGGATTTTTCAAAATAAAGATTTAGAAAATCTTTGGATAGAAATCGTTTTAACTTATATTGAAATAGATGATGTTCCTTTAATTCATACAGTAATTAGAGATATTAATAAACGAAAAAAAATGGAAAAAGAGTTAGAGAGTCTAACTTATAAACTAGAAGAAAGAATCGCCGAAGAGATTAAAAAAAATAAAGAAAAAACAAATCAACTAATCCAACAATCAAGACTTGCACAAATGGGTGAAATGATTAGTATGATTGCCCATCAATGGAGACAACCACTAGCAGCAATTAGTGCAACAACAAATAATTTATTATTAAAAATCATCTTAGGTAAAAAGATTGAAAATAAAGATTTAGAAGTGGAACTAAAACTAATAAATGATTATT
The genomic region above belongs to Arcobacter ellisii and contains:
- a CDS encoding transporter substrate-binding domain-containing protein, which encodes MKFILLFFILFTTFLNATNNINLTKEELEFLSKNQPLKLHNEQYWPPYNFNENGIAKGFVIDYVNLLARKLNIHVKYISGPSWDEFVKMLKKDEIDAIINMSSSPQREKFFNFSNVYHSASNAIYVKKGNEHLDTLEKLEGKTIVMTKGFFAQQYIEKHYPNIEQILVTDSVEALKLLSLGKADATIDKKNVMDYIISTKNISEVVPTNYIDDNKLVSHISIATSKNKPLLNSIFIKAQNSVTDEELLNLKRKWFGTTEIHNEKNFLTNEEKTYLNNKSVIKMCHIIDLEPIEFYENNEVKGINIDLLNLIGKKLNIKFENIKVYNYETAIRYLQTGVCDILPTTQEDTKLKNIALFTNPILSYKLAIITQKNKPVVESIDEILDKTMAKKSTSENIDYFKSKYPNIDIFETSNDYETLEAVNNNKVYYAVEPLPVIAYYVSKYAFNDIFISRYTDLTLNTKIAISNENYVLYKILNKTIEQIKEYEYTNISNKWANSFLKNSYDYSLLWKVLSFIFIVLCVLIYRQIILNKHNKALKLANNEIAEKTKLIAKQKELFEKLYSKSADGVLLIKDNKIIDCNEASLKILQYEKDELLNKFLPDISPKYQLNGESSNIKAQEKINETITNGISSFEWIFQNKDLENLWIEIVLTYIEIDDVPLIHTVIRDINKRKKMEKELESLTYKLEERIAEEIKKNKEKTNQLIQQSRLAQMGEMISMIAHQWRQPLAAISATTNNLLLKIILGKKIENKDLEVELKLINDYSQHLSLTIDDFRNFFRSDKIKFESSLKEIIQKSINIIKTSLISKNIELEIKYQYDEKITTYINEVQQVILIILKNAEDAFEERDIKNKKIFIKTSKIDNFAVIEINDNAGGISLGIIDKVFDPYFSTKKEKEGTGIGLYMSKIIIDEHCLGNLSVRNSENGALFTIKLPLSL